A window of the Rhizobium viscosum genome harbors these coding sequences:
- a CDS encoding cysteine hydrolase family protein, producing MSNVSTATFWPLGGTVSKTGIALIIIDMQIDFCAAGGWVDQLGEDVSNTRSVIGPIAEALAAARAAGLTVIHTREGHHPDLSDLNANKQWRTRRHGLGIGDMGKTGRILVRGEPGWQIIPELTPIDGEIVIDKPGKSSFHRTDLAEQLERLGISRLVVTGVTSDCCVQSTIRDGFEHGIECVLLEDCTAAVETRNHEATLEILRAFGGRWGGVADRTAFAAMLETADD from the coding sequence GTGAGCAACGTATCGACTGCGACCTTCTGGCCCCTGGGCGGCACGGTTTCCAAAACCGGTATCGCATTGATCATCATCGACATGCAGATCGACTTCTGCGCAGCCGGTGGCTGGGTCGACCAGCTTGGCGAAGACGTGTCAAACACCCGTTCGGTGATCGGGCCTATTGCCGAGGCACTTGCTGCTGCCCGCGCCGCCGGCCTGACCGTCATCCACACCCGCGAGGGACATCATCCGGACCTTTCCGATCTCAACGCCAACAAGCAATGGCGAACGCGCCGTCATGGGTTGGGGATCGGCGACATGGGAAAGACCGGCCGAATACTCGTTCGTGGTGAGCCAGGTTGGCAGATCATTCCGGAATTGACACCGATCGACGGGGAGATCGTCATCGACAAGCCCGGCAAGTCCTCGTTTCATCGGACCGATCTTGCCGAGCAGCTCGAACGCCTCGGCATTTCACGGCTCGTCGTCACCGGCGTGACGTCGGATTGCTGCGTACAATCGACCATCCGCGACGGCTTCGAGCACGGCATCGAATGCGTCCTTCTGGAAGATTGCACGGCTGCTGTCGAGACCCGAAACCATGAGGCGACGCTGGAAATCCTTCGGGCCTTTGGCGGGCGCTGGGGTGGCGTTGCCGATCGGACTGCTTTTGCCGCCATGCTAGAGACGGCCGATGATTGA
- a CDS encoding carbohydrate ABC transporter permease, with the protein MSRVSRRRILAERTVVLVATLLFLLPVCWLIATAYKPSNQIFTVPPRLTFEPTLDQFRQALALFDVVSLVRSSLVISLGTTLLSLLLGVPSGYALARSKARFATGFAYFFLAIRMIPAIAALIPFYLLMRDIGLLGSWWAVIVFNTMLNCAFVTWMMFSYFKSLPPDMEEAALTDGCTLIGAFLRVALPSVRSGIIACALFCMMFSWNDFLHPMFLTTLDSKPISVALLTAYGTKDITWGTLGALAHFSTIPIVLMALFMNRYFVQGATNGVQ; encoded by the coding sequence ATGTCACGTGTTTCCAGACGCCGTATCCTTGCCGAGCGGACCGTCGTCCTCGTCGCAACCCTTCTGTTCCTGCTTCCGGTCTGCTGGCTGATCGCGACAGCCTACAAGCCGTCGAACCAGATATTCACCGTGCCGCCGCGCCTGACCTTCGAGCCGACGCTCGACCAGTTTCGCCAGGCCCTTGCGCTGTTCGACGTCGTTTCGCTCGTCCGCTCGTCGCTGGTGATCAGCCTTGGCACGACGCTTCTTTCGCTTCTCCTCGGCGTTCCCTCAGGCTACGCTCTGGCGCGCTCCAAGGCACGCTTTGCCACGGGCTTTGCCTATTTCTTCCTGGCGATCCGGATGATCCCGGCGATCGCAGCACTGATCCCCTTTTATCTGCTCATGCGCGACATCGGCCTGCTCGGCAGCTGGTGGGCGGTCATCGTGTTCAACACCATGCTGAACTGCGCCTTCGTGACCTGGATGATGTTTTCCTACTTCAAGTCGCTGCCACCGGACATGGAAGAGGCGGCACTGACCGATGGCTGCACGCTGATCGGTGCCTTCCTGCGCGTGGCGTTGCCGTCAGTGCGCTCCGGCATCATCGCCTGCGCTCTCTTTTGCATGATGTTCTCCTGGAATGACTTCCTTCACCCGATGTTTTTGACCACCCTTGATTCAAAGCCGATCTCGGTCGCGTTGCTGACGGCTTACGGAACCAAGGACATCACCTGGGGCACGCTTGGAGCTCTTGCGCACTTTTCCACCATACCGATTGTCCTGATGGCGCTCTTCATGAACCGCTACTTCGTTCAGGGCGCGACCAACGGCGTACAGTAG
- a CDS encoding DeoR/GlpR family DNA-binding transcription regulator has protein sequence MTSEQSAARSGERPKFLAQVRQAAIIEEIGRVGSVTVSDLAQQLSVSEMTVRRDLVELEKDGRLIRTHGGAVKPDRAPPLALAENVDREEPAFEARLARNATQKRRIAAAAVSLSQAARSIAIDVGTTPYFAAEALAGRQQVKIFTNSIRTASYLGAKGVETYLAGGRIRGEEMSTSGPAAVEQFESLWFDIAFIGVSGLTAQGIFDYSFEETDMKRVYLSHASQRVVLCDSTKFNRMSLVHVAKLSEFDTLVCDEAPTGELASALNAAGVAITVAD, from the coding sequence ATGACGAGCGAGCAATCAGCCGCCAGATCCGGCGAACGCCCCAAATTCCTTGCCCAGGTCCGGCAGGCCGCGATCATCGAGGAGATCGGACGGGTCGGATCGGTAACGGTCAGCGATCTGGCGCAGCAGCTTTCGGTCTCTGAAATGACCGTGCGGCGCGATCTTGTCGAACTTGAGAAGGACGGCCGCCTCATCCGAACGCATGGCGGTGCGGTCAAGCCGGATCGGGCGCCCCCCCTTGCGCTCGCAGAGAATGTCGATCGCGAAGAACCGGCATTCGAGGCGCGACTTGCGCGCAATGCCACGCAAAAGCGAAGGATTGCCGCCGCCGCAGTCAGCCTGTCCCAAGCCGCGCGCAGTATTGCGATCGATGTCGGCACGACCCCCTATTTCGCAGCCGAGGCGCTTGCCGGTCGACAGCAGGTTAAGATTTTTACCAACAGCATACGTACGGCCTCCTATCTCGGCGCCAAGGGCGTGGAGACCTACCTGGCCGGCGGCCGGATTCGCGGCGAGGAAATGTCGACGAGCGGCCCCGCAGCCGTGGAGCAATTCGAGTCGCTGTGGTTTGATATCGCCTTCATTGGGGTTTCCGGTCTGACGGCGCAGGGCATCTTCGACTATTCCTTCGAGGAAACAGACATGAAGCGTGTCTATCTAAGTCACGCCTCGCAGCGCGTGGTTCTGTGCGACTCGACGAAATTCAACCGGATGTCCCTCGTTCACGTCGCCAAACTCAGCGAATTCGACACACTCGTCTGCGACGAAGCGCCGACAGGCGAACTGGCATCGGCCCTGAATGCAGCAGGCGTCGCTATCACGGTAGCCGACTGA
- a CDS encoding ABC transporter ATP-binding protein → MAEISFTNVSKTYAGGKAAALKDFNLKITDGEFMVLVGPSGCGKTTALRMIAGLEDISSGELKIDDTVANDLSPRDRDIAMVFQSYALYPHLSVADNIAFGLKVRGAKPDVIADKVRETAALLELTEFLDRKPSRLSGGQRQRVAMGRALVRSPNAFLMDEPLSNLDARLRGQMRAEISRLQRMTAVTTVYVTHDQVEAMTMGHRVAVMNKGTLQQLDTPRALYDQPLNMFVAGFIGSPPINFLEGRLVTHDNGPAVAIGEFLLPLAQQGERAARRIDQRVAIGIRPEHLKLSDNAGMPGTISARASFVEDLGADLLVHMDDKGTAASGAVVMDDERDMMKSAPRLKALVDGSHRVRRDDRVTFSVDPSLILLFDPETRVRL, encoded by the coding sequence ATGGCCGAAATCTCGTTTACGAACGTCTCAAAGACCTATGCCGGCGGCAAGGCCGCAGCGCTGAAGGATTTCAATCTTAAGATCACCGACGGGGAGTTCATGGTATTGGTCGGCCCGTCCGGCTGCGGAAAGACCACCGCTCTTCGAATGATAGCCGGCCTGGAGGATATCTCCTCCGGCGAGTTGAAAATCGACGACACTGTGGCAAACGATCTGTCGCCTCGCGACCGCGATATAGCCATGGTCTTTCAGTCCTATGCGCTTTATCCGCATCTAAGCGTTGCAGACAATATCGCCTTCGGGCTGAAGGTGCGCGGCGCCAAGCCTGACGTCATCGCCGACAAGGTGCGCGAAACCGCCGCGCTGCTGGAACTGACGGAATTTCTGGATCGCAAGCCGAGCCGCCTTTCCGGCGGCCAGCGGCAGCGCGTCGCCATGGGCCGTGCCCTGGTGCGCTCGCCCAACGCCTTCCTTATGGATGAACCGCTTTCCAATCTCGATGCACGCCTGCGCGGCCAGATGCGCGCGGAAATCTCGCGGCTGCAGCGCATGACGGCGGTCACCACGGTCTATGTCACCCATGACCAGGTGGAAGCCATGACCATGGGCCACCGGGTCGCCGTCATGAACAAGGGAACATTGCAGCAGCTTGATACGCCACGGGCGCTCTACGACCAGCCGCTCAACATGTTCGTCGCCGGCTTCATCGGTTCCCCGCCAATCAACTTTCTGGAGGGCAGGCTGGTCACACATGACAACGGCCCGGCCGTTGCAATCGGCGAATTCCTGTTGCCGCTCGCGCAACAGGGCGAGCGAGCGGCCCGCCGCATCGATCAACGGGTCGCGATCGGCATCCGGCCCGAACATCTGAAACTATCTGACAATGCCGGTATGCCCGGCACGATTTCGGCGAGAGCCTCCTTTGTCGAGGACCTGGGAGCCGATCTGCTCGTCCACATGGATGACAAGGGAACGGCTGCGAGCGGTGCCGTCGTCATGGACGACGAGCGTGACATGATGAAATCGGCGCCGAGGCTGAAAGCGCTCGTCGACGGCAGTCATCGTGTGCGGCGCGACGACCGTGTGACATTCTCCGTGGATCCGTCGCTGATCCTGCTGTTCGATCCGGAAACCAGAGTTCGCCTGTGA
- a CDS encoding questin oxidase family protein, with protein sequence MSQTISAMQASQLYRDEATGTRLRELIADVGRRSGEFPDDLANHLPMVLEAMARLGAPAARLEAYADHYTRSHAVPMQPPAISALDDATWRSALGRREREGDLRRYFSARVSKEGGSATARAVMPVLAPGIAASATHGLMRLAYAFLRNDDAEVAAALGYWAATYLAYEGIPAERTPDATDPLSCLIDMRADPALHNLDAPTHLLWKWIEAMGKLPAFRDRLGRLVAGPDFLDRIRPVSLALYAGTMSFEALHAVTGCHWLRLVSPNIGKPQSLAVHFWEVVMALYTKIGMPLPPTSEELEEWRHLPLPADAEIAAAAVASDDEHDHSLVFSAFEEYRYTGDRLYKVVAARRVGLIAG encoded by the coding sequence ATGTCGCAGACAATCTCGGCAATGCAGGCAAGCCAGCTCTATCGGGACGAGGCAACGGGCACGCGATTGCGGGAGTTAATCGCTGACGTCGGCCGACGCAGCGGCGAATTCCCTGACGATCTGGCCAATCATCTGCCGATGGTTCTCGAGGCCATGGCCCGACTCGGCGCTCCGGCTGCGCGGCTCGAGGCTTACGCAGATCACTACACGCGCTCCCACGCCGTTCCGATGCAGCCGCCCGCCATATCTGCGTTGGACGACGCAACATGGCGCAGCGCTCTCGGACGACGCGAGCGAGAAGGTGACCTGCGGCGCTATTTCAGTGCAAGGGTTTCGAAGGAAGGCGGTTCGGCTACGGCACGGGCAGTCATGCCTGTGCTCGCCCCCGGAATTGCGGCCTCGGCCACTCATGGGCTGATGCGGCTCGCCTACGCATTTCTGCGCAATGACGATGCCGAGGTCGCCGCAGCGCTCGGTTACTGGGCTGCAACCTATCTCGCTTACGAGGGCATTCCGGCTGAGCGCACGCCGGATGCCACAGACCCGCTTTCCTGTCTGATTGACATGCGGGCAGACCCCGCTTTGCACAATCTCGACGCACCGACGCATCTCCTGTGGAAATGGATCGAGGCGATGGGCAAGCTTCCGGCATTTCGCGATCGTCTCGGACGGCTGGTCGCCGGTCCGGATTTCCTTGACCGCATTCGCCCGGTATCACTTGCTCTCTATGCGGGGACGATGAGCTTCGAGGCCCTGCATGCGGTGACCGGCTGCCATTGGCTGCGCCTTGTTTCCCCGAATATAGGGAAACCTCAGAGCCTCGCGGTCCATTTCTGGGAAGTCGTGATGGCGCTCTACACCAAGATCGGCATGCCGCTTCCACCAACCTCCGAAGAACTGGAGGAATGGCGCCATCTGCCGCTGCCCGCCGATGCTGAGATAGCGGCAGCCGCCGTCGCATCCGACGACGAACATGACCATTCACTCGTGTTTTCCGCCTTCGAGGAATATCGCTACACCGGCGATCGACTGTACAAAGTCGTTGCCGCGCGACGCGTCGGGCTCATCGCCGGATGA
- a CDS encoding FAD-dependent oxidoreductase, whose product MQESLSAQDMSSPDAAKAARSRLLRLERQVRRDLGMIEAAPRAWVPAHDEANLLHDVVIVGAGLSGLTIAFGLKRQGVERVSLIDAAPAGQEGPWVTTARMRTLRSPKTLSGPDLGVPSLTYRAWHEAVHGRKSFDRLDKIDRIAWMNYLNWFRSVLGLSVENDSRLLAIEEERDHLRLRVLQGGRERAVSCRKVVLATGLEGAGRLHVPAVIRNGLPKERWTHSGEAIPARSLARKRIGVIGAAASSFDWAVAALEAGADSVTLLARAPSLPKTELLDWSNFPGFLNHFSDLDNESRYRFTRRMFAFRTPPTVEMYERAMAFPQCRLLAGAAIEAVGIANGEIAVKTTVGDFAFDHLLLGTGYRIDLAHRPELAGFSGLIATWADRFVPPKGEVDLDLLAYPYLGPAFELVEKVPGTASMLANIHIFNNAAVPSLGPVCNGITGLKAGVPKLVAGICRGLFMRNIDYFFQSLDGYDKVHFQPNIGP is encoded by the coding sequence ATGCAGGAGTCATTGTCGGCGCAGGATATGTCCAGCCCGGATGCCGCGAAGGCAGCGCGATCACGGTTGCTCCGGCTCGAAAGACAGGTTCGACGCGATCTCGGGATGATCGAAGCGGCGCCGCGAGCCTGGGTGCCGGCGCACGACGAGGCCAATCTCTTGCACGACGTCGTTATCGTCGGCGCAGGCCTATCTGGTCTTACGATCGCCTTCGGCCTGAAGCGGCAAGGAGTGGAACGTGTCAGCCTGATCGATGCAGCGCCTGCGGGGCAGGAGGGGCCATGGGTGACGACGGCGCGCATGCGGACCTTGCGGTCCCCGAAGACGTTGAGCGGTCCGGATCTTGGCGTGCCGAGCCTGACCTATCGGGCATGGCACGAAGCGGTTCATGGTCGCAAGAGCTTCGACAGGCTCGACAAGATCGATCGCATTGCCTGGATGAACTATCTGAATTGGTTTCGAAGCGTGCTGGGGTTGAGCGTCGAAAACGACAGCCGGCTGCTTGCAATCGAGGAGGAGCGGGATCATCTGAGGCTGCGCGTCCTGCAGGGCGGTCGCGAGCGGGCAGTATCCTGTCGCAAGGTAGTGCTGGCGACGGGTCTGGAGGGTGCCGGCAGACTGCATGTGCCCGCCGTGATCCGCAACGGGCTGCCGAAGGAGCGCTGGACGCATAGCGGCGAGGCCATCCCGGCGCGGAGCCTTGCCCGCAAGCGGATCGGGGTGATTGGCGCGGCAGCCTCCAGTTTCGACTGGGCGGTGGCCGCACTGGAGGCGGGTGCCGACAGTGTAACGCTCCTTGCCCGTGCGCCGTCCCTGCCCAAGACCGAACTGCTGGACTGGTCGAATTTTCCGGGCTTCCTCAATCACTTCTCTGATCTCGATAATGAGAGCCGCTATCGGTTCACCCGTCGCATGTTCGCCTTTAGGACGCCGCCAACAGTGGAAATGTATGAGCGCGCCATGGCATTTCCTCAGTGTCGCCTCTTGGCTGGAGCGGCAATAGAAGCGGTTGGGATCGCGAACGGCGAGATCGCCGTCAAGACGACGGTCGGTGACTTTGCCTTCGATCACCTTCTGCTTGGAACAGGTTACCGGATTGATCTTGCGCATCGCCCTGAACTGGCCGGGTTTTCCGGCTTGATCGCAACCTGGGCCGACCGCTTCGTGCCGCCAAAGGGCGAGGTCGACCTCGACCTTCTCGCCTATCCCTATCTAGGTCCGGCATTCGAGCTGGTCGAAAAGGTTCCCGGAACGGCATCCATGCTTGCCAATATCCATATCTTCAACAATGCCGCGGTACCAAGTCTTGGTCCGGTTTGTAACGGTATCACCGGATTGAAGGCGGGGGTGCCGAAGCTTGTCGCCGGCATTTGCCGGGGACTGTTCATGCGCAATATCGATTATTTTTTCCAATCGCTGGACGGCTACGACAAGGTGCATTTCCAGCCGAATATCGGTCCATGA
- a CDS encoding ABC transporter substrate-binding protein, with protein sequence MALMATTAYTQAKSLDGVTLTIASMNDGFSKVLTELAPAFKEETGADIKVEIMDYGTLLTKTTADFVGDTKGYDLVTMDIVWAGAYAENKYSVDLTDWVKRDAAELDLDDIYPVALKSLGQYDDHYVAFPFAAYANVLAYRKDLLEAAGLKPPASMEELVADAKKLTDPSKKQYGFVANGQKGPAVAQDWMQYNNQLGGSILDKDGKPALNSEANIKSLTVYKELFTVAAPPGAIEYDWGGREESFRQGMSAFMQTWSVGAAAYSDPKVSNIVGKAGIAVAPVAAGMTPQYGVGGWGLAINADIDTPKQEAAWTFIKWVTSKKIHKEFNMLGAGGFMRKSEMTDPDLLAKYDFLPVIAQTYENGNGEFRPRIPEYPEIQDMLGTAVNSVLAGAATPKEALDKAQEAAEKLF encoded by the coding sequence ATGGCGCTGATGGCGACCACCGCCTACACGCAGGCAAAGTCGCTCGACGGCGTGACCCTGACGATCGCGTCGATGAACGACGGTTTTTCCAAGGTCCTGACCGAGCTGGCGCCCGCCTTCAAGGAGGAAACCGGTGCGGATATCAAGGTCGAGATCATGGACTACGGCACTTTGCTGACCAAGACGACTGCCGATTTCGTCGGCGATACCAAGGGTTATGATCTGGTGACCATGGATATCGTCTGGGCAGGCGCCTACGCCGAGAACAAGTATTCCGTAGACCTGACCGACTGGGTCAAGCGCGATGCTGCCGAACTCGATCTCGATGACATCTATCCGGTGGCGCTGAAATCGCTCGGCCAATATGACGATCACTACGTGGCTTTTCCGTTTGCCGCCTACGCCAACGTGCTCGCCTATCGCAAGGATCTTCTGGAAGCTGCCGGACTGAAGCCGCCGGCGAGCATGGAAGAACTCGTCGCCGATGCCAAGAAGCTGACGGATCCCTCAAAGAAGCAATACGGCTTCGTCGCCAACGGCCAGAAGGGGCCGGCGGTCGCCCAGGACTGGATGCAATACAACAACCAGCTCGGCGGCTCCATCCTGGACAAGGACGGCAAGCCCGCCCTCAACTCTGAAGCAAATATCAAGAGCCTCACGGTCTACAAGGAACTCTTCACCGTGGCCGCGCCTCCCGGCGCCATCGAATATGACTGGGGCGGGCGTGAGGAAAGCTTCCGCCAGGGAATGTCTGCCTTCATGCAGACTTGGTCCGTGGGTGCCGCTGCCTATTCCGATCCGAAAGTATCCAACATCGTCGGCAAGGCCGGCATTGCCGTGGCGCCGGTTGCCGCAGGCATGACGCCGCAATATGGCGTCGGCGGCTGGGGGCTTGCGATCAATGCGGATATCGATACGCCGAAGCAGGAAGCGGCATGGACCTTTATCAAGTGGGTGACGAGCAAGAAAATCCACAAGGAGTTCAATATGCTCGGCGCCGGCGGCTTCATGCGCAAGAGCGAAATGACCGATCCCGACCTTCTTGCCAAATACGACTTCCTGCCGGTGATCGCGCAAACCTACGAGAACGGCAACGGCGAATTCCGCCCGCGCATTCCGGAATATCCTGAAATTCAGGATATGCTCGGGACAGCCGTCAATTCCGTACTCGCCGGCGCTGCGACCCCGAAGGAAGCACTCGACAAGGCGCAGGAAGCAGCAGAAAAACTATTCTGA
- a CDS encoding cysteine hydrolase — protein sequence MIESLTDHFARIDANPYAWPFDGEWSPGDTALLLLGFQSGIVRGLAAEAERDVAIRLIEAARRRGLAIIASRRGQDREGGAIARRRAALGDEVSTKGSLDWQFDDGISLPATAIVIDHAGDNAFFGTGLEDILRRRTIRNLLVTGLPTDGLVHATQRAANDMGFECLTVIDACKGTSAARHDAQLRITTFGNGLFGAIASAAAVETALGNHQE from the coding sequence ATGATTGAGAGCTTGACGGACCATTTCGCGCGGATTGACGCCAACCCCTATGCGTGGCCCTTCGACGGTGAATGGTCACCCGGTGATACGGCCCTTCTGCTCCTCGGCTTCCAGAGTGGCATCGTCCGCGGCCTCGCCGCCGAAGCGGAGCGCGATGTCGCCATCCGCTTGATCGAGGCGGCCCGCCGTCGCGGTCTTGCCATCATCGCCTCCAGGCGCGGACAGGATCGCGAAGGCGGCGCTATCGCACGGCGACGTGCTGCCCTTGGCGATGAAGTTTCCACAAAAGGGAGCCTGGACTGGCAGTTCGATGACGGCATATCGCTTCCGGCCACCGCCATCGTCATCGATCATGCCGGCGACAACGCTTTCTTCGGAACCGGCCTTGAGGACATTCTCCGTCGGCGCACAATCCGCAACCTTCTCGTGACCGGCCTGCCGACCGATGGGCTGGTGCACGCTACGCAGCGCGCGGCAAACGACATGGGTTTCGAATGCCTGACCGTCATTGACGCCTGTAAGGGAACCTCTGCAGCCCGCCATGACGCGCAGCTGCGCATAACCACTTTCGGCAACGGTCTTTTCGGCGCGATCGCCTCAGCCGCCGCTGTCGAGACGGCTCTCGGAAATCATCAGGAGTGA
- a CDS encoding carbohydrate ABC transporter permease: protein MPHRFSDRRRLFLFLMAAPAVVYVAAIGLWPLSQGIWYSFYRYNLLRPARTTFVGLQNYVDIFTDETTRTAILNTFQFTIFSVGLQLIFGFCLALLLWRDSRFNRAVLAFLLVPSTITPLVVGLIFKALLGADYGMIGYFLSEAGIGPRTGLLTDASTALWVLILIDCWEWTPLMTLILLAGLKALPADLLEAGTVDGATAWQRFRLLILPLMLPSIFLALTLRTMDAFRVFDSVFVTTGGGPNDATNTLMMLGVKEGLQFFNVGYASAVGNVTLLFIALIATVLLLVVRRADVRINGR, encoded by the coding sequence ATGCCCCATCGCTTCTCCGATCGCCGCAGGCTCTTCCTGTTCTTGATGGCCGCTCCGGCAGTCGTCTACGTCGCTGCAATCGGCCTTTGGCCGCTTTCGCAAGGGATCTGGTACAGTTTCTATCGCTACAATCTTCTCCGCCCAGCCCGAACAACCTTCGTCGGCCTGCAGAACTATGTCGACATCTTCACCGATGAGACAACACGCACGGCAATTCTCAACACCTTCCAGTTCACGATTTTCAGTGTCGGTCTCCAGCTCATCTTCGGCTTCTGCCTGGCCCTCCTTCTATGGCGCGACAGCCGTTTCAATCGCGCGGTTCTCGCCTTCCTGCTGGTGCCATCGACAATCACCCCGCTCGTAGTTGGACTGATCTTCAAGGCGCTGCTTGGCGCCGACTACGGTATGATCGGCTATTTCCTGTCGGAAGCGGGCATCGGGCCGCGCACGGGCCTCCTCACCGACGCCTCAACCGCGCTCTGGGTCCTTATATTGATCGATTGCTGGGAGTGGACCCCTCTGATGACCCTGATCCTGCTTGCCGGCCTCAAGGCACTGCCGGCGGACCTGCTTGAGGCCGGGACCGTCGATGGTGCAACGGCATGGCAGCGCTTCCGCCTGTTGATCCTGCCCTTGATGCTGCCGTCGATCTTCCTCGCACTCACGCTGAGGACGATGGATGCCTTCCGTGTCTTCGATTCCGTTTTCGTCACAACGGGCGGCGGGCCGAACGACGCCACCAACACGCTGATGATGCTCGGCGTCAAGGAGGGTCTGCAATTCTTCAATGTCGGCTATGCCTCCGCCGTCGGCAACGTCACGCTGCTCTTCATCGCGCTGATAGCGACCGTCCTGCTTCTGGTCGTCCGACGCGCCGATGTCAGGATCAACGGGAGATAG